The following coding sequences are from one Paenibacillus stellifer window:
- a CDS encoding LacI family DNA-binding transcriptional regulator yields the protein MATIKDVAKLAGVALSTASYALSGDSKVSTKTREKVLEAARQLNYRKNGFAMDLKKSRTNTIALILTDLSGPFYSELIRSIQDVALSNGYDLIACSSMGGEDSTAVRFLLEKRVDGAIVLAHNITDDILRAAAGERFPIVVMDRPITGDGLVNVLVDGEEGGYRATRYLIDQGHRSIAYISGPANSYDNALRYEGFLRAMREEGLEEKAKWKLSGSFIREGGYKATKMMIMQGELPSAVFYANDEMAVGGLKAFEEAGVSVPGEVSLIGFDDIQLAEYIQPPLTTIRQPMNESGSLAGHLLFQMLNGDQVEASYSLRIGLVERQSVLKVRNGVTGEA from the coding sequence ATGGCTACGATCAAGGATGTGGCGAAGCTTGCGGGGGTGGCGCTTTCAACCGCTTCGTACGCGCTAAGCGGCGACAGCAAGGTCAGCACGAAGACAAGAGAGAAGGTACTGGAGGCGGCCCGGCAGCTGAACTACCGGAAGAACGGATTTGCCATGGATTTGAAAAAGAGCCGGACCAATACGATAGCGCTGATCCTCACCGATCTCTCGGGCCCTTTCTATTCGGAGCTGATTCGAAGCATTCAGGATGTGGCGCTGTCCAACGGCTATGATCTGATCGCCTGCAGCTCCATGGGAGGCGAGGATTCGACGGCTGTACGGTTTCTGCTGGAAAAAAGAGTGGACGGCGCGATCGTACTGGCCCATAACATAACGGATGATATTCTTCGCGCCGCCGCCGGGGAACGGTTCCCCATTGTGGTGATGGACCGCCCTATAACCGGAGATGGCCTTGTTAATGTTCTGGTCGACGGTGAGGAGGGCGGATACCGCGCGACCCGCTATTTGATCGACCAGGGACACCGCTCTATCGCCTATATCAGCGGTCCTGCCAACTCCTATGACAATGCGCTCCGTTACGAAGGCTTTCTTCGGGCGATGCGCGAGGAAGGACTTGAGGAGAAAGCGAAATGGAAGCTGAGCGGAAGCTTCATCCGCGAAGGCGGATATAAAGCGACCAAGATGATGATTATGCAGGGCGAGCTGCCTTCCGCCGTCTTTTACGCCAATGATGAAATGGCGGTCGGAGGACTGAAAGCGTTCGAGGAAGCGGGCGTTTCAGTGCCGGGTGAAGTGTCCCTGATCGGGTTCGACGATATTCAACTGGCTGAATATATCCAGCCGCCGCTGACGACGATCCGCCAGCCGATGAACGAATCCGGTTCACTGGCCGGGCATCTGCTGTTCCAGATGCTGAACGGCGATCAGGTGGAGGCTTCTTATTCACTGAGAATCGGACTGGTGGAACGGCAATCCGTATTAAAGGTCAGGAATGGCGTGACAGGGGAAGCGTAG
- the bglX gene encoding beta-glucosidase BglX, which translates to MTHDLQRKHELYEKYVKNMTLEDKIGQLLQLAAPFFEGADDGEITGPMEELGIGPETARLAGSALGLSGAEKVIAVQQAHLAQDKHGIPLLFMADIVHGFKTIYPIPLAIGCSWNPELAKRSAQAAAREAAVSGVHVTFAPMVDLVRDPRWGRVMESTGEDPYLNSVFARAFVDGFQGGDLKNDMERVASCVKHFAAYGLAEGGRDYNTVDLSERQLREYYLPSYKAAIDAGCEMVMTSFNTVDGIPASGSRKLMRGILREEWGFDGVLISDWAAIREMIAHGAAEDDRDAAFKAIQSGVDIEMMTPCYVHHLPGLVREGLVDEALIDEAVLRILCLKDKLGLFENPYRGADPAKEEAIICCEEHMEVSRRLAEESCVLLKNNGVLPLGKKQKVALIGPFGDSGDILGFWSWQGSKETAVKLAAAMQATSESPELVTAAQGCGIHNISEEQLADAVRIAEDADVLVLALGEESEMSGEAGSRSDIRLPEAQLKLIGRLKELGKPMAAVLFNGRPLDLHGVYDIADAVLEAWFPGSQGGAALANLLYGNVNPSGKLSMSFPYTTGQIPVYYNHFNTGRPKPAEPTDNRYISQYLDIPNEPLLPFGFGLSYTEFAYDGLKLMADTMSPDSPLEIRATVTNKGAVAGTETVQLYVRDVSGEVVRPVKELKDFIRIELQAGESREISFTLSESQLRYHHSDLSIGSDPGEFRIYVGPDSRNTLEAAFHLLAQV; encoded by the coding sequence ATGACCCATGACCTGCAAAGGAAGCATGAGCTGTATGAGAAATATGTGAAAAATATGACGCTGGAAGACAAGATTGGCCAGCTGTTGCAGCTGGCGGCTCCCTTCTTCGAGGGAGCGGATGACGGAGAGATCACAGGGCCGATGGAGGAGCTCGGCATCGGTCCAGAGACGGCCCGCCTGGCCGGTTCAGCACTGGGCCTGTCCGGCGCGGAGAAGGTTATCGCGGTGCAGCAAGCTCATCTTGCACAGGATAAGCACGGCATCCCGCTTCTGTTCATGGCGGATATCGTCCATGGATTCAAGACGATCTACCCGATTCCGCTGGCCATCGGATGCTCCTGGAATCCGGAGCTGGCCAAGCGGAGCGCACAGGCCGCCGCGCGCGAAGCCGCCGTATCGGGCGTGCATGTCACGTTCGCGCCGATGGTCGATCTCGTCCGGGACCCGAGATGGGGGCGCGTCATGGAAAGCACGGGCGAAGACCCTTATCTGAATTCCGTATTCGCCCGCGCTTTTGTTGATGGCTTTCAGGGCGGGGATTTGAAGAACGACATGGAGCGGGTCGCTTCATGCGTTAAGCATTTCGCCGCATACGGACTTGCCGAGGGTGGACGGGACTATAACACGGTCGATCTGTCGGAGCGGCAGCTTCGCGAGTATTACCTTCCCTCCTACAAAGCGGCGATTGACGCCGGCTGCGAAATGGTGATGACCTCCTTCAACACGGTTGACGGCATTCCGGCCAGCGGCAGCCGCAAGCTGATGCGCGGCATACTGCGCGAGGAATGGGGCTTTGACGGGGTTCTGATCTCCGACTGGGCTGCGATTCGCGAGATGATCGCCCACGGCGCGGCCGAGGACGACCGGGATGCGGCGTTCAAGGCAATCCAGAGCGGAGTGGACATCGAAATGATGACTCCATGCTATGTGCATCATCTTCCGGGGCTGGTCAGAGAGGGACTTGTGGATGAGGCGCTGATTGATGAAGCGGTGCTGCGCATCCTCTGTCTGAAGGACAAGCTCGGACTGTTCGAGAACCCTTACCGGGGTGCTGATCCCGCGAAAGAGGAGGCCATCATCTGCTGCGAAGAGCATATGGAAGTGTCGCGGCGCCTGGCCGAGGAATCCTGTGTACTTCTGAAGAACAACGGTGTTCTGCCGCTTGGCAAGAAACAGAAGGTAGCGCTGATCGGACCTTTTGGCGACAGCGGGGATATTCTGGGCTTCTGGTCGTGGCAGGGCTCCAAGGAAACGGCAGTCAAGCTCGCAGCCGCGATGCAAGCGACAAGCGAATCGCCGGAACTGGTTACCGCTGCGCAGGGCTGCGGAATCCACAATATCTCGGAGGAACAGCTCGCAGACGCGGTACGAATCGCGGAGGATGCGGATGTGCTCGTGCTGGCGCTCGGCGAGGAATCGGAAATGAGCGGCGAGGCAGGAAGCCGCAGCGACATTCGGCTGCCCGAGGCACAGCTTAAGCTGATCGGTCGGCTGAAGGAGCTGGGCAAGCCGATGGCAGCCGTGCTGTTCAACGGACGTCCGCTGGATCTTCATGGCGTGTACGATATCGCCGACGCGGTGCTGGAGGCGTGGTTCCCGGGAAGCCAGGGCGGAGCGGCTCTCGCCAATCTGCTATACGGGAATGTGAACCCTTCCGGTAAGCTTAGCATGTCTTTCCCTTATACAACGGGACAAATTCCGGTCTATTACAATCACTTCAATACCGGCCGTCCGAAACCGGCGGAGCCGACGGACAACCGGTATATATCGCAGTATCTTGACATTCCCAATGAGCCGCTGCTGCCTTTCGGCTTCGGACTCTCCTATACGGAATTTGCTTACGATGGACTAAAGCTTATGGCAGATACGATGTCTCCGGATAGCCCGCTTGAAATCCGCGCCACCGTTACGAATAAGGGCGCTGTGGCCGGAACCGAGACGGTTCAGCTGTATGTTCGCGACGTGTCTGGCGAAGTTGTCCGGCCCGTGAAGGAGCTTAAAGACTTCATCCGGATCGAGCTTCAAGCAGGCGAGAGCCGGGAAATCAGCTTCACACTGTCCGAAAGCCAGCTCCGGTATCATCACAGCGATCTTTCAATCGGAAGCGATCCGGGAGAATTTCGCATCTATGTCGGCCCTGACAGCCGAAACACGCTGGAAGCGGCATTTCACCTGTTAGCGCAAGTGTGA
- a CDS encoding GH36-type glycosyl hydrolase domain-containing protein translates to MATGADNHITLQKGGLAFTFLKSGDLYQALGGGIMINQLLTNAVDGMAGNLYLRIHGEEEIVAYPLLGVKSSSRFRQDGESLVWEGALPVSHSEIKEDSVKYQVVFTMTEQGVWFWEVKVTGAGETADVIYAQDVGIAGPGAVRSNEAYLSQYIDHRVFNDAEKGYVVCSRQNQPQNGAFPYLQQGLLDGASGYSTDGFQFYGLSYKETDRPEALARKTLPSEVYQYEFAYTALQSETVRLAQEPASFTFYGLFEGDHPEAVTRLEFEDRLNQALGVVRISAEQAEQGKWLEPVTPAETIGEPVQTLPLTREELDTLYPNRAQEELRDEELLSFFTETYEHVVLKSKELQVERPHGTILMSGSNATLNPEVLTTTSYMYGVFNSQVVVGNTNFNKMMSNMRNALNVQKTSGQRIYVELNGKFRLLTMPSLFEMGFNYARWHYKTHDETFVITNYSVADSPELKLHLSAASGRSYRFLISSQITMHVAEYEVPFRMERDDKGRILTFNASEGSTSSQIYPKLAYTISVDGADYSVHDGSCLAQGPGVDESSLVVLELAASTEWTLTLQGLLEGGTRTPVQTTASRETENYRRFFAGLMNGFKLTSPGGEEERLFKVNALAWWYTHNMLVHYSVPHGLEQYGGAAWGTRDVCQGPVEYFLSMQKYEQVREIIRTVFAHQYEDDGSWPQWFMFDKYSAIQQEDSHGDIIVWPLKVLGDYLRATSDYSVLDEQVPYTVKEGFSFTESAATIRDHAKKELHYIVSHFLHDTYLSSYGDGDWDDTLQPANAQLKQYMVSSWTVALTYQTVLGLSRVLKTVETDWSAELLEMAEGIKRDFNRYMLGTDVIPGFLYFEDPGAPKLMLHPEDRETGIQYRLLPMTRSMIGELLPPERMEAQYKLITEQFLCPDGVRLMNRPASYEGGVSTHFKRAEQAANFGREIGLQYVHAHIRFVESMAKIGKRDQVWSGLAAINPVGIREVVPNAELRQSNAYFSSSDGKFSDRYEAQRRFGELRTGSVPVKGGWRIYSSGPGIYMHQLICNVLGIREEGGNLVIDPVLPDELDGMTLHFTIGGLPASFTYRISTGSIRSLTVNGRMLTGERIANPYRTGGLKIKRDELESCRSGNESSFEVIIEM, encoded by the coding sequence ATGGCAACTGGAGCAGACAACCATATAACGCTGCAAAAAGGCGGACTCGCCTTTACCTTTCTAAAGAGCGGTGATCTGTATCAGGCGCTTGGCGGCGGCATTATGATCAATCAGCTGCTGACGAACGCCGTGGACGGTATGGCTGGCAATCTGTATCTTCGAATTCATGGGGAGGAGGAGATTGTAGCTTATCCGCTGCTTGGCGTGAAGTCGTCCAGCCGTTTCCGGCAGGATGGCGAGTCGCTCGTATGGGAAGGAGCCCTGCCGGTGTCTCATTCAGAGATTAAAGAAGACTCTGTTAAATATCAGGTCGTCTTCACTATGACGGAACAAGGCGTCTGGTTCTGGGAGGTGAAGGTTACGGGGGCGGGAGAGACCGCCGATGTGATCTATGCCCAGGATGTGGGGATCGCCGGGCCGGGCGCCGTCCGCAGCAACGAAGCCTACTTGTCGCAATATATCGATCACCGGGTTTTTAACGATGCGGAGAAAGGGTATGTCGTATGTTCCCGGCAGAACCAGCCGCAGAATGGCGCTTTTCCATATCTACAGCAGGGTTTGTTGGACGGAGCTTCGGGATACTCCACCGACGGCTTTCAGTTCTACGGGCTGTCCTATAAAGAAACCGACCGGCCGGAGGCGCTTGCCCGCAAAACGCTGCCGAGCGAGGTCTATCAATATGAGTTCGCCTATACAGCGCTGCAGTCGGAGACGGTCCGGCTCGCTCAAGAGCCCGCCAGCTTTACCTTCTATGGCTTGTTTGAAGGAGATCATCCTGAAGCGGTTACCCGGCTTGAATTCGAAGACCGGCTAAACCAGGCGCTGGGCGTAGTCCGGATTTCGGCAGAGCAAGCGGAGCAGGGGAAATGGCTGGAACCTGTCACTCCGGCTGAAACCATCGGGGAGCCGGTGCAGACGCTTCCGCTGACCCGGGAGGAACTCGACACGCTCTACCCGAATCGGGCTCAGGAAGAGCTGCGGGACGAGGAACTGCTGTCTTTTTTCACGGAAACGTATGAGCATGTCGTTCTGAAGAGCAAGGAGCTCCAGGTGGAACGGCCTCACGGAACGATCCTGATGAGTGGCAGCAATGCCACTCTAAATCCCGAGGTTTTGACCACAACCTCGTACATGTACGGGGTCTTTAACTCGCAGGTGGTGGTGGGGAATACCAATTTCAACAAAATGATGTCCAATATGCGAAATGCGCTCAATGTCCAGAAGACATCCGGGCAGCGTATCTATGTAGAGCTTAACGGAAAATTCCGGCTGCTGACCATGCCTTCGCTCTTTGAGATGGGCTTCAATTATGCGCGCTGGCACTACAAGACGCATGATGAGACCTTTGTCATTACGAATTATTCAGTAGCCGATTCGCCGGAACTCAAGCTGCATCTGTCCGCAGCCAGCGGACGATCATACCGGTTCCTCATCAGCAGCCAGATTACGATGCATGTTGCGGAGTACGAGGTTCCGTTCCGTATGGAACGGGATGATAAGGGTCGCATCCTGACCTTCAACGCTTCCGAAGGAAGCACGAGCAGCCAAATCTATCCGAAGCTGGCTTATACGATATCGGTTGACGGTGCGGATTATTCGGTGCATGACGGTTCATGTCTGGCACAAGGTCCGGGTGTGGACGAATCTTCCCTTGTCGTGCTGGAACTGGCGGCTTCCACCGAATGGACGCTGACTCTGCAGGGATTGCTTGAAGGCGGAACGCGCACTCCGGTACAGACAACGGCTTCCAGGGAGACGGAGAACTACCGGCGCTTTTTCGCAGGATTAATGAACGGGTTCAAGCTGACCTCCCCCGGTGGAGAAGAAGAGAGATTGTTCAAGGTGAACGCCCTGGCGTGGTGGTATACGCATAATATGCTGGTGCACTATTCGGTGCCTCACGGTCTGGAGCAGTATGGCGGGGCCGCTTGGGGGACGAGAGATGTGTGCCAGGGGCCGGTCGAATATTTCCTGTCCATGCAAAAATACGAGCAGGTGCGGGAGATTATACGGACGGTCTTCGCACACCAGTATGAGGATGACGGCAGCTGGCCCCAGTGGTTCATGTTCGACAAGTACAGCGCAATCCAGCAGGAGGACAGCCACGGAGACATCATAGTCTGGCCGCTCAAAGTGCTGGGAGACTACCTGCGCGCGACATCGGACTACTCGGTACTGGACGAACAAGTGCCTTACACGGTAAAAGAAGGCTTCTCCTTCACGGAATCTGCCGCCACGATCCGCGATCACGCCAAAAAAGAGCTTCATTATATCGTCTCGCATTTTCTGCATGATACGTATCTGTCCTCATACGGTGACGGAGACTGGGATGATACGCTCCAGCCGGCCAATGCGCAGCTGAAGCAGTACATGGTCAGCAGCTGGACCGTTGCACTGACCTATCAGACGGTGCTGGGCCTCTCCCGTGTGCTGAAGACTGTTGAAACGGACTGGTCCGCCGAATTGCTGGAGATGGCGGAGGGGATTAAGCGGGACTTCAACCGGTACATGCTTGGAACGGATGTCATTCCGGGATTTCTGTACTTCGAAGATCCGGGGGCGCCGAAGCTTATGCTGCACCCGGAAGACCGGGAGACCGGCATTCAGTACCGGCTGCTGCCGATGACCCGGAGCATGATCGGCGAGCTGCTGCCGCCGGAGCGGATGGAGGCCCAATACAAGCTGATCACGGAGCAGTTCCTGTGTCCGGACGGCGTGCGGCTTATGAATCGACCGGCTTCCTACGAGGGCGGTGTCAGTACGCATTTTAAACGGGCCGAGCAGGCCGCAAACTTCGGCCGTGAGATCGGACTGCAGTATGTGCACGCCCATATCCGGTTCGTTGAATCAATGGCGAAGATCGGCAAACGTGACCAGGTATGGAGTGGACTCGCCGCGATCAATCCGGTCGGCATCCGCGAAGTGGTGCCGAACGCGGAGCTCCGGCAGAGCAATGCGTATTTCAGCAGCTCTGACGGGAAGTTCTCCGATCGCTACGAGGCGCAGAGACGGTTCGGCGAGCTGCGCACCGGTTCGGTTCCGGTGAAAGGCGGCTGGCGCATCTACTCCAGCGGCCCCGGAATCTATATGCATCAGCTGATCTGCAATGTGCTCGGCATTCGCGAGGAGGGAGGGAATCTCGTCATCGACCCAGTCCTTCCGGACGAGCTTGACGGGATGACCTTGCATTTTACAATCGGGGGCTTGCCGGCTTCATTCACCTACCGCATCTCTACCGGCAGCATCCGGTCGTTGACGGTGAACGGACGGATGCTGACCGGTGAGCGGATCGCTAATCCGTACCGTACCGGAGGGCTGAAAATCAAACGTGATGAGCTGGAGTCATGCCGGAGCGGGAACGAGAGCAGTTTTGAAGTGATCATTGAGATGTAA
- a CDS encoding sensor histidine kinase, whose translation MSKIVVVDDDGPGIAEDKRTEVFGRFVTGANGVTGLGLAISRQIAIRLGAELSYSDSPLGGARFSLTCRNSKTL comes from the coding sequence ATGAGCAAGATCGTAGTCGTGGACGACGACGGGCCGGGTATTGCCGAAGATAAACGAACCGAGGTGTTCGGGCGCTTTGTCACCGGAGCCAACGGGGTCACAGGTCTGGGCCTTGCCATCAGCAGGCAGATCGCGATTCGCCTCGGAGCAGAACTCTCCTATTCGGATTCACCGCTCGGAGGAGCAAGATTCAGCCTGACCTGTCGAAACAGCAAAACCTTGTAA
- a CDS encoding ABC transporter substrate-binding protein, with protein sequence MNKRGLTLLSGILMLSMLSACGGNNNGNAGSNAAEPQSSAAATQTAGSGTQAAGDSGKVDTSQAVTLKMIFVGPKPVDYDTVFGEINKKLKEKINATVEGEFLDWSDWAQKYPLKLAANEDFDLIYAANWAGYNDQALKGGFLELTDDMLQKYAPQTWKAMPQVNWDQAKVNGKLYMVPQNRGETVEKLILYREDLRKKYNLPEINSPEAYANYLKTIAEKEKGVMPFTPETGDWKFHNLDRVLLKQQNEWNMLDFDLPVAFKLDDPTGKVFNVYETPEFKELVYYYKDLADHNAWSKSSLNSKLDHQQELKEGKTASITHNLGTLGSLMTDMREKNSPYELALADVTPDKKKSVAVTTQNGIAIHATSKNPERALMMIDLLQNDKELHDLIMNGISGTHYNPVGDDKYTNAEKNANFTGFSNWGFNSPLNRENASFSDEANALTDKWEGEVYHYQLETFVFDNSKVKTEVANVGNVMLRYGIPLEYGMMKDVDKGLAELQKQVKAAGIDAIIAEVQRQIDEFLAKSAK encoded by the coding sequence ATGAATAAAAGAGGGTTGACACTGCTATCCGGTATTCTGATGCTGTCGATGCTCAGTGCATGCGGCGGCAACAATAACGGCAATGCCGGATCGAACGCGGCAGAACCGCAAAGCTCGGCAGCTGCGACACAGACGGCAGGCAGCGGTACGCAGGCAGCGGGAGATTCCGGCAAGGTGGATACATCACAGGCGGTTACGCTGAAAATGATCTTCGTGGGGCCGAAGCCGGTCGACTACGATACAGTATTTGGGGAGATCAACAAGAAGCTGAAAGAGAAGATCAATGCGACAGTGGAAGGCGAGTTCCTGGACTGGTCGGACTGGGCGCAGAAATATCCGCTTAAACTCGCGGCCAACGAAGATTTTGACCTCATCTACGCTGCGAACTGGGCAGGTTACAACGATCAGGCGCTCAAAGGCGGCTTCCTGGAGCTGACCGATGACATGCTGCAAAAGTATGCGCCCCAGACTTGGAAGGCGATGCCTCAGGTGAACTGGGATCAGGCGAAGGTGAATGGCAAGCTCTACATGGTGCCGCAGAACCGGGGAGAAACGGTTGAGAAGCTGATTCTGTACCGGGAGGATCTTCGAAAGAAATACAACCTGCCGGAGATTAACAGTCCGGAAGCATATGCGAACTATCTCAAGACGATCGCCGAGAAGGAGAAGGGCGTCATGCCGTTCACGCCGGAGACTGGCGATTGGAAGTTCCACAATCTGGACCGTGTGCTGCTGAAGCAGCAGAATGAATGGAATATGCTCGACTTTGATCTGCCCGTTGCCTTCAAGCTGGACGATCCTACAGGCAAAGTATTCAACGTATACGAAACGCCGGAATTCAAGGAACTGGTCTACTACTATAAAGATCTCGCTGACCACAACGCCTGGTCGAAGAGCTCGCTGAACAGCAAGCTGGATCACCAGCAGGAGCTCAAGGAAGGCAAGACGGCGTCGATCACGCACAACTTGGGTACACTTGGCTCGTTGATGACCGATATGCGGGAGAAGAACTCGCCATATGAATTGGCGCTGGCCGACGTTACGCCGGACAAGAAGAAGTCGGTAGCCGTCACCACCCAGAACGGGATCGCCATTCATGCAACCTCCAAGAATCCCGAGCGGGCATTGATGATGATCGATCTGCTCCAGAATGACAAAGAACTGCATGACCTGATCATGAACGGTATCTCCGGAACGCATTATAATCCGGTCGGGGATGACAAGTACACGAATGCAGAGAAGAACGCCAACTTCACCGGATTCTCCAACTGGGGCTTCAATTCGCCGCTGAATCGTGAGAACGCTTCCTTCTCTGATGAGGCCAATGCGCTGACCGATAAATGGGAGGGTGAGGTATACCATTATCAGTTGGAAACCTTTGTGTTCGATAACAGCAAGGTGAAAACAGAGGTTGCGAATGTCGGCAATGTGATGCTCCGCTACGGCATTCCGCTGGAGTACGGCATGATGAAGGATGTAGACAAGGGGCTGGCTGAGCTCCAGAAGCAGGTGAAGGCAGCCGGAATTGATGCAATCATCGCTGAGGTTCAGCGCCAGATTGACGAATTCCTGGCCAAATCGGCAAAATAA
- a CDS encoding MFS transporter, whose product MLNNLHQKRLFLLFLTGFLFMGVYIMILDYIGYPLTSSPYNLSQTLFGFLFVVNLLGTWSSMWFGKLADRHPRSHVIAVAITIFAMRALLTLVPNLAVKILGVALVAFGFFAGHSVASGWVGLIASSEHKAKASSLYLLFYYGGSSLIGWSGGLFLRHYGWNGIIGFGVLLLAAAALFTSIVGSTAPLRHAQAK is encoded by the coding sequence ATGCTTAACAACCTGCACCAAAAGCGGCTGTTTCTTCTTTTTCTTACCGGGTTCCTGTTTATGGGCGTGTACATTATGATTCTGGATTACATCGGTTACCCGCTCACAAGCAGTCCTTACAATTTAAGCCAAACCCTGTTCGGCTTCCTGTTCGTCGTCAATCTGCTGGGGACATGGAGCTCCATGTGGTTCGGCAAGCTGGCAGACCGGCATCCCCGCTCGCATGTCATCGCAGTGGCAATTACGATTTTTGCGATGAGAGCCCTTCTTACGCTCGTTCCTAATCTTGCTGTCAAAATACTGGGTGTCGCTCTCGTCGCATTCGGCTTTTTCGCGGGACATTCCGTTGCAAGCGGATGGGTTGGACTAATTGCGTCTTCCGAGCATAAAGCGAAGGCGTCCTCCCTCTATCTTCTGTTCTATTACGGAGGTTCCAGCCTGATCGGCTGGTCCGGCGGGCTGTTCCTCCGCCACTACGGCTGGAATGGCATAATCGGCTTTGGTGTTCTGCTTCTTGCAGCAGCGGCGCTGTTCACTTCAATTGTAGGCAGCACCGCTCCCCTGCGGCATGCCCAGGCCAAGTAA
- a CDS encoding LysR family transcriptional regulator has translation MEWQQLEYFESTARLQHMTHAAQALNVSQPALSRSIARLETELGVPLFEREGRSIRLNRYGRIFLSHAQVILEEYRNARREIDDLLNPGQGEISLGFLHTLGIHHIPEMIGGFRRVYPHTRFQLHQSATHHLLELLNSGDVDLCLASPQDTGLHIGWAHLWSEELFLAVPASHRLGDRSRTALKEIAAEPMISFKAGYGLRVITDHLLQEAGISPPTVFEGEDVHTIAGLVASGLGVAVLPQYIGLDQEEISWLSIEDQPCRREIGIAWMEGRFLSPAAERFKQYVLNEYSNE, from the coding sequence TTGGAATGGCAGCAGCTTGAATATTTTGAGTCAACCGCCCGCCTGCAGCATATGACGCATGCTGCGCAGGCGTTGAATGTTTCACAGCCGGCTTTAAGCCGCTCCATCGCCAGGCTTGAGACGGAACTGGGAGTTCCGCTGTTTGAACGGGAGGGGCGTTCGATCCGCCTTAACCGGTATGGCCGTATTTTTCTGAGTCATGCTCAGGTCATTCTGGAGGAGTACCGGAACGCGAGGCGTGAGATTGACGATCTGCTGAATCCCGGACAGGGAGAAATCTCGCTAGGGTTTTTGCATACGCTCGGGATTCATCATATCCCGGAAATGATCGGCGGCTTCCGCAGAGTGTATCCCCACACGCGCTTTCAGCTTCATCAGAGCGCCACACATCATCTGCTGGAGCTGCTGAATAGCGGAGATGTTGATTTGTGTCTGGCTTCCCCGCAGGACACCGGCCTGCATATTGGCTGGGCTCACTTGTGGTCGGAAGAACTGTTCCTTGCAGTTCCCGCCAGTCATCGTCTTGGAGACCGTTCACGGACGGCTCTGAAAGAAATCGCCGCTGAACCAATGATCTCGTTCAAAGCGGGCTACGGGCTGCGCGTTATCACCGATCATCTGCTGCAAGAGGCCGGCATATCGCCGCCCACTGTGTTTGAGGGAGAGGATGTCCACACAATTGCCGGACTGGTCGCATCGGGCCTTGGGGTGGCAGTGCTGCCGCAATATATCGGGTTGGATCAGGAGGAGATAAGCTGGCTATCTATCGAAGATCAGCCGTGCCGAAGGGAAATCGGGATCGCCTGGATGGAGGGACGCTTTCTTTCGCCTGCGGCGGAGCGGTTCAAGCAATATGTGCTGAATGAATATTCGAATGAATGA